The DNA sequence TCCTCGTCCGTCTGCCCGCCGCGGATCTGCTGGAGGGCGGTCTCACCGCCGACGATATGGCCCTGGTCGCGACCCGCATGGGCGAGGCGGGCGTTGACATGATCGACCTCGTGACCGGGGCGCTGGTCCCGGAGGCCCTCCGGGTTGCCGAGCCCTTGCACAACGCCCAGTACGGTCCGCGCTTTCGTGCGGCAGGGGTCCTCACGGCGGCGTCCGGCATGATTTCGCAGGCGCACCACCTCGATCAGGCGATCCCGGAGCTGGTGGACGCGGTGCTGGTCGGCCGGGCCATGCTGCGCGACCCCTATTGGGCGCTGCGCGCCCTCGATGCGGAGCCGCGTGCGTCGTGGCCGAAGCAATACCATCGCGCGTTCTGAGGTACGCGCATCGCCCGCAGTCCGCCGCCGTGTCCCCAGGACTCCAGGACCCCAGGACGGGAATCCCTGGAAGCGGCGGACAGTTGCCGCAGCGTGCGGGATGCGGGTTCGGCGTGCGAGGAAACTTCACGCGCGGGCGATGATTTTGCTTCGGGGTAAGGGTCTCCTCCTTGAACGCCCCTGCCGGACGCCCACCTGTTCCGGTCCGGGTGCGGAGGCAGAGCACTACTCGTGACAGGAGACTCTCCCGAATGACTGATCCCGAACTGGCAGCAGGCCGCAGCCGGAGGGCCGGGGTCTGGCCCCTGATCCGCAATGAGCGAGCGGCGCTGGCGACCGATCTCGCGGACCTGTCTGACGAGCAGTGGGCGACACCTTCGCTGTGCGGCGGATTGACGGTACGCGAGGTCCTGGCGCATCTGACTGCGGGGGCCAGCCTCAACGCCGCGCGCTGGCTGGCGGGTGTGATCCGCTGCCGGTTCGACTTCGACAAGCAGGTGGCCATGCGGCTGGCCGAGCAGCTGGGGGCAACCCCGACCGAGACCCTTGAGCGATTCCGGCACATCGTCCCGAGCACGACGAAGCCTCCGCTCCCTGCGGTGGCCATGCTGGGCGAGACGATCGTGCACGCGGAAGACATCCGGCGCCCGCTGGGAATTCGCCGTGACCATCCGATCGAGACAGTCACGCAGGTGGCCGAGTACTACCGGGGATCGGACCTCGTGGTCGTCGCCAAGGGACGCATCGGCGGCCTGCAACTCGTCGCCACTGACGGCCCCTTCGCGGCCGGTTCCGGACCGCTCGTGTCCGGCACCAGCTTGGCCCTGGTGATGGCCATGACCGGGCGCACGACGTACTGCGATGACCTTGAAGGCGACGGTGTTGAGCTCCTCCGCGGCCGCTGCGCAATAGTGTGACGGCGTGGAGCCGTTCCTCCCAACGCTTCGCCCGGTGGAGCCGGGCCCGAGTACGGGCCCGGCTCCACCGCGTCCCGACACCCCCGGTCACCGGTATGTCGCCGGTAAAGGTGTGGAGTCCTCGCAACGACGCGGACGCTCCGGTCGTCGCTTTCCAACGCGCGCTGACGAGGGACCGCCGGCCGGAGATGGCTGACAGGGCCCGGCCGGCCGGCGGTCGTTCGGGGTTATGCGAACAACGGGCTTTCGCCGCCGCCCGCCGTGGGGTCACCTTCGTCCATGGGCATGCGCGAGCTATCCCTTCAGTCGAGGAGGTCCAACCCGGCGGCGACGATGCTGTCGGTATCGATGCCGTGGTAGCGGTAGACGTCCTCAAGGCCGCCGGACTGGCCGAAGCCGGTCACGCCGAGCGTGGCGATGGGCACGTTGTTGACCGTGGCGAGGAAGGCCAGCGTGTGCGGGTGGCCGTCGAGCACGGTGAGCAGGGGAGTGGCCCGCTCGGCCGGGAAGATCTGGTCGAGGATCCAGGCCGGGGCAGCCGCCAGCCCCCGTCGGGCCTGGAGCGCGCGGAAGAGCAGGTCCGGACTGGTCACGCACACGACGTCGGCGCCGTAACCGAGTGCGGCCAGCCGGTCGGCGGCGGCCATGGCCTGGGGAACCGTGGCGCCCATCGCGGCCAGTGTCACTGCCGGCTGATCGTGCTGCCGTAGCCGGTAGCCGCCTGCGACCACCTGCCGGCGGCGGCGTTCGCGGGCAGCCGGGTCGCTCGGCACCGCCGCCAGGGACTGGTCGATGGGACGGGTGGACAGCCGCAGGTACGCCGAGCTCCCGTCCGGCCGGCCGAGGTTGCCGAGCGCGGCCAGCAGGCACCACTCGGTATCGATCGCGAACGCGGGCTCGTACGCCACACACCCCGGCTGTTCGATGCCGAGCGAGGGCGTGGTGATCGACTGGTGCGCGCCGCCTTCCGGTGCGAGGGTGACGCCGGACGGCGTGCCGACCAGGATCGACTGGCCGCCGGCGTAGATACCGAAGGACCACGGCTCCAGGGCCCTGTTGACGAAGGGGTCGTAGACCACGCCGATCGGCAGCAGCGGCTGGCCCCAGCGGCTCCAGGTGGCGCCCAGTTCGCCGAGCAGGCCGACCAGGTTCGTCTCGGCGATCCCCAGCTCCACGTGCTGCCCGGTCGGCTTCTCCCGCCAGTGCAGGATCGTCTCCGCGTCGTCCGCGAACCAGTTGGTGCGTTCAGCGGGCGACCACACGCCCACCTTGTTGAGCCAGCCGCCCAGGTTGGTGGTGGAGCTGACGTCCGGGCTGACGGTGACGATCCGGCCCGCCGCCTGCGGTGCCTGACGGGTGAGGTCCAGCAGCACCCGTCCCAGGGCCTGCTGGGTGGTGCCGGTGCCGCTGGGTGCCGGGCGGCCAAGGTCGGGCGGGACCGTGGGCGGCGCCTGCGGCTCGCGCAGGGGACGGCGCAGCCGCCGGGCGGCGGCCGCGCACAGATCCGCTTCCGCCGAACCCTCGGCGAAACCTGTCCATGGGTGGTCCAGGTCCGTCCCGAGGCGGTCGGCCAGTGCCCGCATCTGACCGGCGGTCAGCAGCGAGGAGTGGTTCTGCGGATGGCCCTCGGTGGGCAGCCGATGGCCTTTGACCGTGTACGCGAAAATCACGGTCGGGCGGGTGTCGTCGACGGCGTCGTACGCCTCGAGCAGCGTGCCGAGGTCATGGCCGCCCAGGTTGCGCAGTGCCGCCAGCAGAGTGGCATCGTCCAGTTCCGCGATCAGCCCGGCGATGGGGGCGGCGGTGGAGCCGGTGCCGGGCAGACGTTCGCGCAGCTGATCGGCGGAGCAGCGCAGCAACCGCTGGTACTCGGGGTTGCCCATGGCGTCGATACGGGCGCGCAGGGACTCCCCGCCGGGACGGGTGAACAACTCCTGCAGCAGGTGCCCGTACTTGAGGCTGAGCACCTGCCAGCCGGCCGCGGCAAACGTGTCCCGCAGCCGTTCCGCGGCGATTCCGGGCACGACACGGTCCAGCGACTGCCGATTCAGATCCACGACCCACACCACCTCGCCCAGGCCCGGCACCGCCGGGTCCTGGACCGCCTCCCAGATCGCGCCCTCGTCCAGCTCCGCGTCACCGAGCAGGGAATACTGCCGCCCGGTGCCGGCGCCGCCGAAGTGGCCCTCCACGTAGCGCCGCGCGAGGGCACCCCACAGGGGAG is a window from the Streptomyces luomodiensis genome containing:
- a CDS encoding maleylpyruvate isomerase family mycothiol-dependent enzyme, with product MTDPELAAGRSRRAGVWPLIRNERAALATDLADLSDEQWATPSLCGGLTVREVLAHLTAGASLNAARWLAGVIRCRFDFDKQVAMRLAEQLGATPTETLERFRHIVPSTTKPPLPAVAMLGETIVHAEDIRRPLGIRRDHPIETVTQVAEYYRGSDLVVVAKGRIGGLQLVATDGPFAAGSGPLVSGTSLALVMAMTGRTTYCDDLEGDGVELLRGRCAIV
- a CDS encoding transketolase-like TK C-terminal-containing protein encodes the protein MEAVERRVLWLSTAIIDHANRVRPNPSGLKVGGHQASSASMTSIMTALWFHALAAEDRVSVKPHASPVLHAINYLLDELDESYLTSLRAFGGLQSYPSRSKDPDPVDYSTGSVGIGATAPLWGALARRYVEGHFGGAGTGRQYSLLGDAELDEGAIWEAVQDPAVPGLGEVVWVVDLNRQSLDRVVPGIAAERLRDTFAAAGWQVLSLKYGHLLQELFTRPGGESLRARIDAMGNPEYQRLLRCSADQLRERLPGTGSTAAPIAGLIAELDDATLLAALRNLGGHDLGTLLEAYDAVDDTRPTVIFAYTVKGHRLPTEGHPQNHSSLLTAGQMRALADRLGTDLDHPWTGFAEGSAEADLCAAAARRLRRPLREPQAPPTVPPDLGRPAPSGTGTTQQALGRVLLDLTRQAPQAAGRIVTVSPDVSSTTNLGGWLNKVGVWSPAERTNWFADDAETILHWREKPTGQHVELGIAETNLVGLLGELGATWSRWGQPLLPIGVVYDPFVNRALEPWSFGIYAGGQSILVGTPSGVTLAPEGGAHQSITTPSLGIEQPGCVAYEPAFAIDTEWCLLAALGNLGRPDGSSAYLRLSTRPIDQSLAAVPSDPAARERRRRQVVAGGYRLRQHDQPAVTLAAMGATVPQAMAAADRLAALGYGADVVCVTSPDLLFRALQARRGLAAAPAWILDQIFPAERATPLLTVLDGHPHTLAFLATVNNVPIATLGVTGFGQSGGLEDVYRYHGIDTDSIVAAGLDLLD